One Chordicoccus furentiruminis DNA window includes the following coding sequences:
- a CDS encoding C-GCAxxG-C-C family protein: MVNYHAKQVSPKAVQKHAEDLYRGGFFCCEAVMSAIRSDFEADVPEEVIAMSSGMAVGAGRSGCMCGALNGGILALSLFFGRTTQDGPKDPKVNHCMALTHELHDWFREANAKHAVCCRVLTKGFDMSSGEHKEQCIAFTGLCAGKAAEILCRELGVVNTDSEPVSGLKAPYLPPKKEVL, encoded by the coding sequence ATGGTGAATTATCACGCAAAGCAGGTCAGTCCAAAGGCGGTCCAGAAACATGCGGAGGATCTGTACCGCGGGGGCTTCTTCTGCTGTGAAGCCGTCATGTCCGCGATCCGCAGCGATTTCGAGGCGGACGTACCGGAGGAGGTCATCGCGATGTCGTCCGGAATGGCGGTCGGCGCCGGGAGATCCGGCTGTATGTGCGGCGCCCTGAACGGAGGCATTCTGGCTCTCAGCCTGTTCTTCGGCCGGACGACACAGGACGGTCCCAAGGATCCGAAGGTCAATCACTGCATGGCGCTGACCCATGAGCTTCATGACTGGTTCCGGGAGGCCAATGCGAAGCATGCCGTCTGCTGCCGGGTTCTCACGAAGGGTTTTGATATGAGCAGCGGGGAGCATAAGGAGCAGTGCATCGCGTTCACCGGCCTTTGCGCGGGAAAGGCGGCCGAAATTCTCTGCCGGGAGCTGGGCGTCGTCAACACGGATTCCGAGCCGGTCTCCGGCCTCAAAGCACCCTACCTTCCCCCGAAGAAGGAGGTCCTCTGA
- a CDS encoding TDT family transporter, whose protein sequence is MKQMIRRVPLPLSGVMLGTAALGNLLQSVSEALRGICGCLAVMMLVLLLAKLILFPKQFRKDMKNPILAGISGTFPMALMLLTVYAKPFIGGAAFAVWAAAIVLHTVLIVYFTVTFLFHFDLKNVFTVYFIVYVGIVVASVTAPAYGAAAFGSGVFWFGFICFLILLVPVTLRYTRIPAPEPARSLVVIYAAPLSLCVAGYVQSVTPKSFGFLAAMTVCANLIYLAALLPALRFLTLPFYPSLAAFTFPLVITAIATKQTMMCAAKMGRPLPMLGPVAAIETAIASAFVLYVVIRYMAVIFFGGTK, encoded by the coding sequence ATGAAACAGATGATTCGGAGGGTTCCGCTCCCTCTGTCCGGCGTCATGCTGGGCACCGCCGCACTCGGCAACCTGCTGCAGAGCGTCTCTGAAGCTCTCCGCGGGATCTGCGGATGTCTCGCAGTGATGATGCTGGTGCTGCTTCTCGCCAAACTGATCCTCTTTCCGAAGCAGTTCCGGAAGGATATGAAAAATCCGATCCTCGCCGGAATCAGCGGGACCTTTCCGATGGCGCTGATGCTGCTGACCGTCTATGCAAAGCCCTTTATCGGAGGCGCCGCATTCGCCGTCTGGGCCGCGGCCATCGTGCTGCACACCGTGCTGATTGTATACTTTACGGTAACGTTCCTTTTCCATTTTGACCTGAAGAACGTGTTTACCGTGTACTTCATCGTCTATGTCGGCATCGTCGTCGCCTCCGTCACAGCCCCCGCCTACGGAGCCGCCGCCTTCGGCAGCGGAGTATTCTGGTTCGGCTTCATCTGCTTCCTGATTCTTCTGGTTCCGGTGACGCTGCGTTACACCCGGATTCCCGCTCCCGAACCGGCCCGCTCGCTGGTGGTGATCTACGCCGCTCCGCTCAGTCTCTGCGTTGCAGGCTATGTACAGAGCGTGACGCCGAAATCCTTCGGCTTTCTGGCCGCGATGACGGTCTGCGCCAATCTGATCTACCTCGCCGCCCTGCTTCCGGCCCTGCGTTTCCTCACGCTGCCCTTTTACCCGAGTCTTGCGGCGTTCACCTTCCCCCTGGTCATCACGGCGATCGCCACAAAACAGACGATGATGTGCGCGGCGAAAATGGGCAGGCCGCTGCCCATGCTCGGACCTGTCGCCGCCATCGAGACAGCGATTGCGTCTGCCTTCGTCCTCTATGTCGTCATACGCTATATGGCCGTAATCTTCTTCGGCGGGACGAAATAA
- a CDS encoding glycoside hydrolase family 13 protein, with product MKPIFKQRAVFSDETRFYRTPFEPKPGDSVTIRIRTCKNNVDEVYFISGSTREKMRIVETSGGFDYYEITIPVGEERIRYYFELRVESSSCYYNKLGITKDLSERNAFRITPGFRTPEWARGAVMYQIYPDRFYNGDPSNDVRNNEYSYLGRHVRHVDDWNQLPAADIDVGNFYGGDLEGVEQKLDYLQALGVEVIYLNPIFVSPSNHKYDIQDYDHVDPHLTKIVKDVDHPLADWNHNNQEAAQYIVRATDPENLEASDRYFAHLCQEIHRRGMRIILDGVFNHCGSFNKWLDRERIYERQGGYEKGAFIDADSPYRTFFKFNNEHAWPYNEFCDGWWGHATLPELNYEESPKLVEYILNIGRKWVSPPFSADGWRLDVAADLGHSREYNHSFWKLFRKAVKEANPNAVILAEHYGETYDWLQGDEWDTVMNYDAFMEPVSWFLTGMEKHSDQFREDLLGNGDAFRDAMTYHQASFMASSLQCAMNELDNHDHSRFLTRTNHYVGRSSNLGTGAASINISLPVMREAVLMQMTSVGAPTIYYGDEAGMVGFTDPDNRRTYPWGNENQALMQFYRKAIALHKRYRVFTEGSVKDLCSGYHSVVYGRFSRTEQFVIAVNSGSDPIALEIPVWETGVTRTKNTTMTELLKTWQDGFSDEPVVHDVIAGILTLDLAPFEAVVLAQNHPEK from the coding sequence ATGAAGCCGATTTTCAAGCAGCGCGCGGTCTTCAGCGACGAGACACGCTTCTACCGGACGCCTTTCGAGCCGAAGCCGGGCGACAGCGTGACGATCCGGATCCGCACCTGCAAGAACAACGTGGATGAGGTCTATTTCATAAGCGGTTCGACCCGCGAGAAGATGCGGATCGTGGAGACAAGCGGCGGCTTTGATTACTACGAGATCACGATACCGGTCGGCGAGGAGCGGATCCGGTATTACTTCGAGCTGCGCGTCGAATCGAGCTCCTGCTACTACAACAAGCTGGGAATCACAAAAGATCTTTCCGAGAGAAATGCATTCCGCATCACACCTGGATTCCGGACGCCCGAGTGGGCCCGGGGAGCCGTGATGTATCAGATCTATCCGGACCGCTTTTATAACGGCGATCCGTCGAACGATGTCCGGAACAACGAGTACAGCTATCTCGGACGTCATGTGCGCCATGTGGACGACTGGAATCAGCTGCCGGCTGCGGATATCGATGTAGGCAATTTCTACGGAGGCGATCTGGAGGGCGTCGAGCAGAAGCTGGACTATCTTCAGGCACTGGGCGTCGAGGTGATCTATCTCAACCCGATTTTCGTCTCGCCGTCCAACCACAAGTATGACATCCAGGATTACGACCATGTGGATCCTCATCTCACGAAGATCGTGAAGGATGTGGATCATCCGCTGGCTGACTGGAACCACAACAATCAGGAGGCGGCCCAGTACATTGTCCGAGCGACGGATCCGGAAAATCTGGAGGCGTCGGACCGGTACTTCGCCCATCTCTGTCAGGAGATTCACCGCCGCGGCATGCGGATCATCCTGGACGGCGTGTTCAACCACTGCGGTTCCTTCAACAAGTGGCTTGACCGCGAACGGATCTACGAACGCCAGGGCGGTTACGAGAAGGGCGCCTTCATCGACGCCGACAGCCCGTACCGAACCTTCTTCAAGTTCAACAATGAGCACGCCTGGCCCTACAACGAGTTCTGCGACGGCTGGTGGGGACATGCGACCCTCCCGGAACTGAATTACGAGGAAAGTCCGAAGCTGGTGGAGTATATCCTGAATATCGGCCGGAAATGGGTTTCACCGCCTTTTTCCGCGGACGGCTGGCGGCTGGACGTGGCCGCGGATCTCGGGCACAGCCGGGAGTACAATCACTCCTTCTGGAAGCTGTTCCGGAAGGCGGTGAAGGAGGCGAATCCCAACGCCGTCATCCTCGCCGAGCATTACGGAGAGACATACGACTGGCTGCAGGGCGACGAGTGGGATACGGTGATGAACTATGACGCGTTCATGGAGCCGGTATCGTGGTTCCTGACCGGAATGGAGAAGCACAGCGACCAGTTCCGCGAGGACCTTCTGGGCAACGGCGACGCTTTCCGGGACGCGATGACCTATCATCAGGCGAGCTTTATGGCTTCCTCCCTTCAGTGCGCGATGAACGAGCTCGACAACCACGATCACTCACGCTTCCTGACGAGGACGAACCATTACGTCGGCCGCTCCTCGAATCTCGGGACCGGAGCCGCATCGATCAATATCTCCCTGCCGGTGATGCGGGAGGCTGTGCTGATGCAGATGACCAGCGTCGGCGCGCCGACGATCTACTACGGGGATGAGGCCGGCATGGTGGGATTCACGGATCCGGACAACCGGCGGACGTATCCGTGGGGAAATGAAAATCAGGCTCTGATGCAGTTCTACCGGAAGGCGATCGCGCTTCACAAACGGTACCGCGTCTTCACTGAGGGCTCTGTCAAGGATCTCTGCAGCGGCTATCACAGCGTCGTCTACGGGCGGTTCAGCCGGACCGAGCAGTTCGTGATCGCTGTCAATTCCGGGTCGGACCCGATCGCGCTGGAGATTCCCGTCTGGGAGACCGGCGTCACGAGAACGAAAAACACGACGATGACCGAGCTGCTGAAGACCTGGCAGGACGGCTTCTCGGACGAGCCGGTTGTTCATGACGTGATCGCCGGGATCCTGACGCTGGATCTCGCGCCCTTCGAGGCCGTGGTGCTCGCGCAGAATCATCCGGAGAAATGA